The following are encoded together in the Bradyrhizobium genosp. L genome:
- a CDS encoding feruloyl-CoA synthase: MSAVPSTSSAHPLRPISFGNPDVTVERRDDGTIYLRPKAKLADYPVRLTDRLHHWAKAAPHRVFMAERAAGGGWRQITYAQLLQTTRRIASALIARGLSAERPLVILSGNSIDHALMAFGAFYAGIPFCPVSPAYSLVSRDYGKLAFVIKLLTPGLVFVDDADKFADALLANVAEGVEIAASRGALPGRAVTPLADLLVAPEDPRLDTINDGIGPDTIAKFLLTSGSTGNPKAVINTQRMICANQVMLRETLAFLKDEPPVIVDWLPWNHTFGGNHNIGLTLYNGGSMYLDEGKPMPGGIEETVRNLRDISPTVYFNVPKGYEALLPYLRDDSGLRAKFFDRLHAMFFSGAALSPFIWNSLDELAIREKGYRVPMLTGLGATETSPFFMSVRPDTSRSGHVGLPVSGNDAKLLPNNGKLEVRAKGPNVTPGYWRQPELTAKAFDEEGFYKFGDALKPAVADDLDAGFDFDGRIAEDFKLASGTWVSVGPLRARFVGSCAPLVRDVVIAGLNRDALAAIVILDLDGCRLINPKLAANDIAAAAADPAVRAAFRERFARIHAGATGSSNRISRAVLLDTALSIDRGEVTDKGSINQRAVLEHRAALVETLYAAAPPAHVITLD; the protein is encoded by the coding sequence ATGAGTGCCGTGCCGTCCACATCGTCAGCGCATCCGCTCCGTCCGATCTCATTCGGCAATCCCGACGTCACGGTCGAGCGCCGTGACGACGGCACCATCTATCTCCGCCCGAAGGCAAAGCTCGCCGACTATCCCGTCCGCCTCACCGATCGCCTGCATCACTGGGCGAAAGCTGCGCCCCATCGCGTGTTCATGGCCGAGCGCGCCGCAGGCGGCGGCTGGCGGCAAATCACCTACGCGCAATTGCTGCAGACCACGCGGCGGATCGCCTCGGCGCTGATCGCGCGCGGGTTGTCGGCGGAGCGGCCGCTCGTGATCCTGTCGGGCAATTCGATCGACCATGCGCTGATGGCGTTCGGCGCGTTCTATGCGGGAATCCCGTTCTGCCCGGTGTCGCCGGCCTATTCGCTGGTGTCACGCGACTACGGCAAGCTCGCTTTCGTGATCAAGCTGCTGACGCCGGGCCTGGTCTTCGTCGACGACGCCGACAAATTTGCCGACGCGCTGCTTGCCAATGTCGCTGAAGGCGTCGAGATCGCCGCAAGCCGCGGCGCGTTGCCGGGCCGCGCCGTGACGCCGCTCGCCGACCTCCTGGTCGCGCCGGAAGATCCGCGTCTCGACACCATCAATGACGGCATCGGCCCGGACACGATCGCAAAATTCCTGCTGACCTCGGGCTCGACCGGCAATCCCAAGGCCGTCATCAACACCCAGCGCATGATCTGCGCCAACCAGGTGATGCTGCGCGAGACGCTGGCCTTCCTGAAGGACGAGCCGCCTGTCATCGTCGACTGGCTGCCCTGGAATCACACCTTCGGCGGCAACCACAATATCGGGCTGACGCTCTACAACGGCGGTTCGATGTATCTCGACGAGGGCAAGCCGATGCCCGGCGGCATCGAGGAGACCGTGCGAAACCTTAGAGATATCTCGCCGACGGTCTATTTCAACGTGCCCAAGGGCTATGAAGCGCTCTTGCCGTACTTGCGCGACGATTCCGGCCTGCGGGCGAAATTCTTCGACCGCCTGCATGCGATGTTCTTTTCCGGCGCCGCGCTGTCGCCGTTCATCTGGAACAGCCTCGATGAGCTCGCGATCCGCGAGAAGGGCTACCGTGTCCCGATGTTGACCGGTCTCGGCGCCACCGAGACCTCGCCGTTCTTCATGTCGGTACGCCCCGATACCAGCCGCTCCGGCCATGTCGGGCTTCCGGTCTCGGGCAACGACGCCAAGCTGTTGCCGAACAACGGCAAGCTCGAGGTTCGCGCCAAGGGCCCGAACGTCACGCCGGGCTATTGGCGCCAGCCGGAGCTGACCGCCAAGGCGTTCGACGAGGAAGGCTTCTACAAGTTCGGCGATGCACTGAAGCCGGCCGTTGCAGATGATCTCGACGCCGGGTTCGATTTCGACGGCCGCATCGCCGAGGATTTCAAGCTCGCCAGCGGCACCTGGGTCAGCGTCGGCCCGTTGCGGGCACGCTTCGTCGGCAGCTGTGCGCCGCTGGTGCGCGATGTCGTGATCGCCGGCCTCAACCGCGACGCGCTGGCAGCGATCGTGATCCTCGATCTCGACGGCTGCCGCCTGATCAACCCGAAGCTTGCCGCCAACGACATCGCCGCGGCCGCGGCCGATCCGGCCGTGCGCGCGGCCTTCCGCGAGCGCTTTGCGCGGATCCATGCCGGCGCCACCGGCTCGTCGAACCGCATCAGCCGTGCGGTCCTGCTCGACACGGCGCTGTCGATCGATCGCGGCGAAGTCACCGACAAGGGCTCGATCAACCAGCGCGCCGTGCTGGAGCATCGCGCCGCATTGGTCGAGACGCTCTACGCTGCCGCGCCGCCGGCACATGTGATCACACTGGATTGA
- a CDS encoding sigma-54-dependent Fis family transcriptional regulator has product MANLSASNHVARVLSAANQMAGVEAEPRIAASWRRCLVNHKLDPARRGPPQTLTEAEVRHVAEPMEDLIQIAVPALEDLARVLRDSGYCVNLADPNATMLVSRLPEGDYARMFLEWKIYTGSNFAETIEGTNGLGTALAEQRPIIVHRDEHFREQWHMFTCAVSPLFDHTGRLAGAINITSCRSDIGRGAHELALAVTSEATRRIERGVFRRRFRSSWIATLPGDGHGMLAYDDDRRVVGACRTARGVFGLTDAMIEGGIDLSHLIQLDDRPTRAPEESIALRRADGTPLGHGRVAPPLRARAPRPAPPPARDKPAGQFAGLHKLAGSDPALLKGVKRLMTVGNLDLPILLHGETGAGKDVFARAIHAASNRAANNYVALNCAAMPESLIDAELFGYEAGAFTGARREGSKGLIVQASGGTLFLDEIGDMPLALQTRLLRVLENREVWPLGALKPVAVDIRLISATHRDLAAMAETGSFRADLYYRLRGMEVRLPALRERADRRELIADIADEEAAHCRISTDAWAALMAHPFPGNMRQLRHVLRLAGATAEAGVITAADLDLPPVGRPAETGHGAAERAIITEALRASGGRVTEAAKALKLSRATLYRKIKALKIGLDG; this is encoded by the coding sequence ATGGCCAATCTTTCGGCCTCTAATCATGTCGCCCGCGTGTTGTCGGCGGCCAATCAGATGGCCGGCGTCGAGGCCGAGCCGCGGATTGCGGCGTCGTGGCGGCGCTGCCTGGTCAATCACAAGCTCGATCCCGCCCGGCGCGGCCCGCCGCAGACCCTGACCGAGGCCGAGGTCCGCCACGTCGCCGAGCCGATGGAGGATTTGATTCAGATCGCGGTGCCCGCGCTGGAGGATCTGGCGCGGGTGCTTCGCGACTCCGGCTATTGCGTCAACCTCGCCGATCCCAACGCCACCATGCTGGTGAGCCGGCTGCCCGAGGGCGACTACGCCCGCATGTTCCTGGAATGGAAGATCTACACCGGCTCGAACTTCGCCGAGACCATCGAGGGCACCAACGGGCTCGGCACCGCGCTTGCCGAGCAGCGGCCGATCATCGTGCATCGCGACGAGCATTTTCGCGAGCAGTGGCACATGTTCACCTGCGCGGTGTCGCCGCTGTTCGACCATACCGGCCGCCTCGCCGGCGCCATCAACATCACCTCCTGCCGCAGCGATATCGGCCGCGGCGCCCATGAGCTCGCGCTCGCCGTCACGTCAGAGGCGACGCGGCGGATCGAGCGCGGCGTCTTCCGCCGGCGGTTCCGCTCCTCCTGGATCGCGACGCTGCCCGGCGACGGCCACGGCATGCTGGCCTATGACGACGACCGTCGCGTGGTCGGCGCCTGCCGCACCGCGCGCGGCGTGTTCGGCCTGACCGACGCGATGATCGAGGGCGGCATCGACCTGTCGCACCTGATCCAGCTCGACGACCGCCCGACGCGCGCCCCTGAGGAGAGCATCGCGCTGCGCCGCGCCGACGGCACCCCGCTCGGGCACGGCCGCGTGGCGCCGCCGCTCCGTGCGCGCGCGCCGCGCCCGGCGCCGCCGCCGGCGCGCGACAAGCCCGCCGGGCAATTCGCCGGCCTGCACAAGCTTGCCGGAAGCGATCCCGCGCTGCTCAAGGGCGTGAAGCGGCTGATGACGGTCGGCAATCTCGATCTGCCGATCCTGCTGCATGGCGAGACCGGCGCCGGCAAGGACGTGTTCGCCCGCGCCATCCACGCCGCGAGCAACCGCGCCGCCAACAACTATGTCGCGCTGAACTGCGCGGCGATGCCGGAGAGCCTGATCGATGCCGAGCTGTTCGGCTACGAGGCCGGCGCCTTCACCGGCGCACGGCGCGAGGGATCGAAGGGGCTGATCGTGCAGGCGAGCGGCGGCACGCTGTTCCTGGACGAGATCGGCGATATGCCGCTGGCGCTGCAGACACGACTGTTGCGCGTGCTGGAGAATCGCGAGGTCTGGCCGCTCGGCGCGCTCAAACCCGTCGCGGTCGACATCCGCCTGATCAGCGCCACCCATCGCGACCTCGCCGCGATGGCCGAGACGGGCAGCTTCCGCGCCGACCTCTATTATCGGCTGCGCGGCATGGAGGTGCGGCTGCCGGCCTTGCGCGAGCGCGCCGACCGACGCGAGCTGATCGCAGACATCGCCGACGAGGAAGCCGCGCACTGCCGCATCTCGACCGACGCCTGGGCGGCGCTGATGGCACATCCCTTCCCCGGCAACATGCGCCAGCTTCGCCACGTGCTGCGCCTCGCCGGAGCCACCGCGGAAGCCGGCGTCATCACCGCGGCCGATCTCGATCTGCCGCCGGTCGGACGGCCGGCCGAGACCGGTCACGGCGCAGCCGAGCGCGCGATCATCACCGAAGCGCTGCGCGCAAGCGGCGGACGGGTGACGGAGGCGGCGAAGGCACTCAAGCTCAGCCGCGCGACGCTGTATCGGAAGATCAAGGCGTTGAAGATCGGGTTGGACGGCTGA
- the glgX gene encoding glycogen debranching protein GlgX encodes MSDFVIEEGLPYPLGAHWSGNGTNFAVFSANATKVEVCLFDGERETHRFELPEYTDQVFHGFINGVQPGTFYGYRVYGPYQPEGGHRFNPNKLLLDPYARAHAGALTWNPAVFGYKMESGDDLTYDERDSAPFMPKCVVVDPNFDWTQEPQRQEAHWDETVVYETHVKGFTKQHPGVPENLRGTYAGFGAPAPIDYLKALGITSVELLPVHSFINDSNLLDKKLVNYWGYNTIGFFAPDPRYAADVANSLREFKEMVARLHGAGLEVILDVVYNHTAEGNERGPTLSFKGIDNASYYRLLPDKRRYYINDTGTGNTVNLSHPRVIQMVMDSLRYWAGHMHVDGFRFDLGTILAREVYGFDEQSGFLKAMNQDPLLSTVKLIAEPWDCGPGGYQVGGFPPGWAEWNDKYRNTVRDFWRAEATPAALAPRLLGSHDVFNREGRRTWASVNFITAHDGFTLNDWASHDNKHNEANGENNNDGSSDNHSWNCGAEGPTDNPEIRALRERQKRNMLATLLSSQGTPMLLGGDEFGRSQLGNNNAYCQDNPISWFDWNLSADAEKQLAFTKRMIKLRRDYPILRRSRFLSGDRDPQLDIRDVVWINASGAEMSQADWTTGWIKCFGMLLDGRARKTAIARPGEDDTVLIVLNSFGGEVDFKLPETTAGPHWSVLLDTNAPEEPAGRHFEFGSVYQVTGRSFLLFTAGEVK; translated from the coding sequence ATGTCCGATTTTGTCATCGAGGAAGGGCTGCCCTATCCGCTGGGTGCCCATTGGAGCGGCAACGGCACCAATTTTGCGGTGTTTTCCGCCAACGCCACCAAGGTCGAGGTCTGCCTGTTCGATGGCGAGCGCGAGACGCATCGCTTCGAGCTGCCGGAATATACCGACCAGGTGTTTCACGGCTTCATCAACGGCGTGCAGCCGGGGACATTTTACGGCTATCGGGTTTACGGCCCCTACCAGCCCGAAGGCGGCCACCGCTTCAATCCGAACAAGCTGCTGCTCGATCCCTATGCGAGGGCGCATGCCGGTGCGCTGACGTGGAATCCGGCGGTGTTCGGCTACAAGATGGAGAGCGGCGACGACCTCACCTACGACGAGCGCGACAGCGCGCCGTTCATGCCGAAATGCGTGGTGGTCGATCCGAATTTCGACTGGACCCAGGAGCCGCAGCGGCAGGAAGCCCATTGGGATGAGACGGTCGTCTACGAGACCCACGTCAAGGGCTTCACCAAGCAGCACCCCGGCGTGCCGGAAAATCTGCGCGGCACCTATGCCGGCTTCGGCGCGCCCGCACCGATCGACTATCTGAAGGCACTCGGCATCACCTCGGTCGAGCTGCTGCCGGTGCATTCCTTCATCAACGACAGCAATCTCCTGGACAAGAAGCTGGTGAACTACTGGGGCTACAACACGATCGGCTTCTTCGCGCCGGATCCGCGCTACGCCGCCGACGTCGCCAACAGCCTGCGCGAGTTCAAGGAGATGGTGGCGCGGCTGCATGGCGCAGGCCTCGAAGTGATCCTCGACGTCGTCTACAACCACACCGCCGAAGGCAATGAGCGCGGGCCGACGCTGTCGTTCAAGGGCATCGACAATGCGAGCTATTATCGCCTGCTGCCGGACAAGCGCCGCTACTACATCAACGACACCGGCACCGGCAACACCGTCAACCTGTCGCACCCGCGGGTGATCCAGATGGTGATGGACAGCCTCCGCTACTGGGCCGGGCACATGCATGTCGACGGCTTCCGCTTCGACCTCGGCACGATCCTGGCGCGCGAGGTCTACGGCTTCGACGAGCAGAGCGGCTTTCTCAAAGCCATGAACCAGGACCCGCTGCTCTCGACCGTCAAGCTGATCGCCGAGCCCTGGGATTGCGGCCCCGGCGGCTACCAGGTCGGCGGCTTCCCGCCCGGCTGGGCGGAGTGGAACGACAAGTACCGCAACACGGTGCGCGACTTCTGGCGCGCCGAGGCGACGCCTGCTGCACTCGCGCCGCGGCTGCTCGGTTCGCACGACGTGTTCAACCGCGAGGGAAGGCGCACCTGGGCCAGCGTCAACTTCATCACCGCCCATGACGGCTTCACGCTGAACGACTGGGCGAGCCACGACAACAAGCACAACGAGGCCAACGGCGAGAACAACAATGACGGCTCGTCGGACAACCATTCCTGGAATTGCGGCGCCGAGGGCCCGACTGACAACCCCGAGATCCGCGCGTTGCGCGAACGCCAGAAGCGCAACATGCTGGCGACGCTACTCTCCTCGCAGGGCACGCCGATGCTGCTCGGCGGCGACGAGTTCGGCCGCAGCCAGCTCGGCAACAACAACGCCTATTGCCAGGACAATCCGATCTCCTGGTTCGACTGGAACTTGTCCGCCGATGCCGAGAAGCAGCTCGCGTTCACGAAGCGGATGATCAAGCTGCGGCGCGACTACCCGATCCTGCGCCGCAGCCGCTTCCTCTCCGGCGACCGCGACCCGCAGCTCGACATCCGCGACGTGGTCTGGATCAACGCCTCGGGCGCTGAGATGTCGCAGGCCGACTGGACCACCGGCTGGATCAAATGCTTCGGCATGCTGCTCGACGGCCGCGCCCGCAAGACCGCGATCGCACGGCCCGGCGAGGACGATACGGTGCTGATCGTGCTCAACAGTTTTGGGGGCGAGGTCGATTTCAAGCTGCCGGAGACGACCGCCGGGCCGCACTGGTCGGTGCTGCTGGACACCAACGCGCCGGAGGAGCCAGCCGGCCGGCATTTCGAGTTCGGTAGCGTCTACCAGGTGACCGGGCGGTCGTTCCTGCTCTTCACGGCCGGCGAGGTGAAATAG
- a CDS encoding LysR family transcriptional regulator encodes MDLNAVRMFVAVGQAGSLSAAAVRLGIPLPTLSRRIRDLERQLKVQLLVRSVRGVKLTDAGARLYEHAGRGIETLLEAEQVVVNDQAHLKGRLRLSLPQTFEPWWDLLAAFQRRYPDIEIYLYSTERRLDLIEDGIDVALRVGAIVHEAMVARRVLSFRNILVASPQLVKRFGAPKHPEALHRLPCATWASRIDERARWELGGHAVEPKAVLSTNDYHHLRTRALSGDVVTELPPFLAAAAIREKRLVRLLPQYPLPEWSLNLLYPPHRHQSTLVRTYLDFCQSYLPKIVQACAV; translated from the coding sequence ATGGACCTCAACGCCGTCAGAATGTTCGTTGCGGTCGGTCAGGCCGGCAGCCTCTCCGCTGCGGCCGTCCGTCTCGGAATTCCGCTGCCGACATTGAGCCGCCGCATCCGCGATCTCGAACGGCAGCTCAAGGTGCAGTTGCTCGTGCGCTCGGTACGCGGCGTCAAGCTCACTGATGCCGGAGCGCGGCTCTACGAGCATGCCGGACGCGGTATCGAGACGCTGCTCGAGGCCGAGCAGGTCGTCGTCAACGACCAGGCCCATCTGAAGGGACGCTTGCGGCTGTCATTGCCGCAAACGTTCGAGCCGTGGTGGGACCTGCTGGCCGCGTTCCAGCGGCGCTACCCGGATATCGAGATTTACCTCTACTCGACCGAGCGTCGTCTGGACCTGATCGAGGACGGCATCGATGTCGCGCTTCGGGTCGGCGCGATCGTTCACGAAGCCATGGTGGCGCGACGCGTGCTGTCGTTCCGCAACATTCTGGTCGCGAGCCCGCAACTGGTGAAGCGGTTTGGCGCGCCGAAGCATCCGGAGGCGCTGCATCGCCTGCCTTGCGCGACATGGGCGTCGCGCATCGACGAGCGGGCACGATGGGAATTGGGCGGACATGCCGTCGAGCCGAAGGCGGTGTTGTCCACCAACGACTACCATCACCTGCGCACCCGCGCGCTCAGTGGTGACGTAGTCACCGAGCTGCCGCCCTTCCTTGCGGCCGCAGCAATTCGTGAGAAGCGTCTGGTGCGCCTGCTGCCGCAGTATCCGCTGCCGGAATGGTCGCTCAATTTGCTCTATCCGCCGCACCGTCACCAATCCACGCTCGTCAGGACCTATCTGGATTTTTGCCAGAGCTATCTCCCGAAGATCGTCCAGGCCTGCGCCGTTTGA
- a CDS encoding acyl-CoA thioesterase — protein MFVHRRDVQIQWGDCDPANIVYYPRYFAMFDDSTSIMFEAAGFSKQDIVHKYGLVGIPMVDTRAKFHIPSTHGDWIAIETGITSIKRSSFEVEHRVFKAERLAIEAFETRVLVGRHPDDPDRLKSAPFPQEMIDRFMG, from the coding sequence ATGTTCGTTCATCGGCGCGACGTGCAGATCCAGTGGGGTGATTGCGACCCCGCCAACATCGTCTACTACCCGCGCTACTTCGCGATGTTCGACGATTCCACCTCGATCATGTTCGAAGCCGCCGGCTTCTCGAAGCAGGACATCGTCCACAAATATGGCCTGGTCGGCATTCCCATGGTCGACACGCGGGCGAAATTCCATATCCCGTCGACCCATGGCGACTGGATTGCCATCGAGACCGGGATCACCAGTATCAAGCGCTCGAGCTTCGAGGTGGAGCACCGCGTGTTCAAGGCCGAGCGGCTCGCGATCGAGGCGTTCGAGACCAGGGTCCTGGTCGGCCGCCACCCCGACGACCCCGACAGGCTGAAATCGGCGCCGTTTCCGCAAGAGATGATCGACCGCTTCATGGGTTAA
- a CDS encoding DUF1254 domain-containing protein, with the protein MRTSIVAAMSWALAGSVASAQTATRPAQPVTVENYNRAQTDVYFAGVAKGGGFGKFRHGRELAAPIQQGIVRPNRDTLYSFAIFDLDAGPVTIALPDGAKRFMAMQIVNEDQYTTGVYYGAGSHTLTRATIGTRYAIAVVRFLVDFSSSDEIQQVHALQDAVKSSQESPGRFEIPNWDEAGLQKVKAALLQLGATVSDTRRMFGADAHQVDPVKHLIGTAMLWGGNPERDALYLPVTPARNDGRTVHRLTVRDIPVDGFWSLTVYNAGGYLQPNPANAYAVNSITARQAPDGAVTVQFGGCDGKIPNCLPITQGWNYTVRLFQPRPDMLSGHWRFPEAQPMD; encoded by the coding sequence ATGAGAACGAGCATCGTCGCAGCCATGTCATGGGCGCTAGCGGGTTCAGTCGCGTCAGCACAGACAGCAACCCGGCCGGCGCAGCCGGTCACCGTCGAAAACTACAATCGCGCACAGACCGACGTCTATTTCGCCGGCGTGGCGAAGGGCGGCGGCTTCGGCAAATTCCGCCATGGCCGCGAGCTTGCCGCTCCGATCCAGCAAGGCATCGTGCGTCCCAACCGCGACACGCTGTACTCGTTCGCGATCTTTGACCTCGATGCCGGACCGGTGACGATTGCGCTTCCGGACGGCGCCAAACGCTTCATGGCCATGCAGATCGTCAACGAGGATCAATACACCACGGGCGTCTATTACGGCGCAGGCAGCCACACCCTGACCCGGGCGACGATTGGCACGCGCTACGCCATTGCGGTGGTCCGCTTCCTCGTCGATTTTTCGAGCAGCGACGAAATCCAGCAGGTCCACGCGCTCCAGGACGCCGTCAAGTCCAGCCAGGAAAGCCCCGGCAGGTTCGAAATCCCGAACTGGGATGAGGCCGGACTGCAGAAGGTGAAAGCGGCATTGTTGCAGCTCGGCGCCACGGTGTCCGATACAAGGCGCATGTTCGGCGCCGATGCGCATCAGGTCGATCCGGTCAAGCACCTGATCGGGACCGCCATGCTGTGGGGCGGCAATCCCGAAAGGGACGCGCTGTATCTGCCGGTCACGCCGGCCCGCAATGACGGCCGCACAGTCCACCGGCTGACGGTCAGGGATATCCCTGTCGATGGCTTCTGGTCGCTCACCGTTTACAACGCCGGCGGGTATCTGCAGCCGAACCCGGCCAACGCCTATGCCGTGAACAGCATCACGGCACGACAAGCTCCAGATGGCGCGGTCACCGTCCAGTTCGGCGGTTGCGATGGCAAGATCCCGAACTGCCTGCCGATCACGCAAGGATGGAATTACACCGTGCGGCTGTTTCAGCCGCGACCGGACATGCTCAGCGGTCACTGGAGATTTCCCGAGGCACAGCCCATGGATTGA
- a CDS encoding crotonase/enoyl-CoA hydratase family protein, translated as MGNAAAAGDAALLTIETRGAVLTVGLNRPAKRNALNDGIILALRDCFSAIPDEVGAVVLHGIGDHFSSGLDLSELTERDATEGLVHSQMWHRVFDRVQYCRVPVIAALKGAVIGGGLELACSAHIRVAEPSAYFALPEGQRGIFVGGGGSVRLPRLIGVPRMMDMMLTGRVYSATEGAAYGFSQYLTEDGGAQAKALELAERVAANAALTNFAVLQALPMIAEANPQTGLLMESLMATVAQSDKEAKKRIRAFLDRKTAKVKPT; from the coding sequence ATGGGAAACGCTGCCGCCGCGGGGGACGCCGCACTGCTCACGATCGAGACGCGAGGTGCGGTGCTGACCGTGGGGCTCAACCGTCCCGCCAAGCGCAATGCGCTGAACGACGGCATCATCCTGGCGCTGCGGGATTGCTTTTCCGCCATTCCCGACGAGGTCGGCGCGGTCGTGCTGCACGGCATCGGCGATCATTTTTCCTCCGGCCTCGACCTCTCCGAACTGACCGAGCGCGACGCCACCGAGGGCCTCGTCCATTCGCAGATGTGGCACCGGGTGTTCGACCGCGTGCAGTATTGCCGGGTGCCTGTCATCGCCGCGCTGAAGGGCGCCGTGATCGGCGGCGGGCTCGAGCTTGCCTGTTCCGCGCATATCCGCGTCGCCGAGCCGTCGGCCTACTTCGCGCTGCCCGAGGGCCAGCGCGGCATTTTCGTCGGTGGCGGCGGATCGGTGCGGCTGCCGCGCCTGATCGGCGTGCCCCGGATGATGGACATGATGCTGACCGGCCGGGTCTATTCGGCGACCGAAGGCGCCGCCTACGGCTTCTCGCAATATCTGACCGAAGACGGCGGCGCGCAGGCCAAGGCGCTGGAGCTTGCCGAACGCGTCGCGGCCAACGCTGCCCTGACCAACTTCGCGGTGCTGCAGGCGCTGCCGATGATCGCCGAGGCCAATCCGCAAACCGGCCTGTTGATGGAATCGCTGATGGCGACGGTGGCGCAGAGCGACAAGGAAGCCAAGAAGCGGATTCGCGCCTTCCTCGATCGCAAGACTGCCAAGGTGAAGCCGACATGA
- a CDS encoding SDR family NAD(P)-dependent oxidoreductase: protein MHLKDQAAIVTGGASGLGAATARRLAAQGAKVAVCDLNAKLAESVAAEIGGTPLVCDVADAAAAEAAVAQAAKAHGPARVLVNCAGIGVAKRVIGREGPMALADFDKVIRINLIGSFNMLRLATAEMAKLEPQATGERGVVICTASVAAYDGQIGQAAYSASKGGIVGMTLPIARELAQFGIRVLTIAPGLFMTPLLAGLPQEAQDSLAAAIPFPRRLGQADEFASLALHMIDNPYLNGEVVRLDAALRMAPK, encoded by the coding sequence ATGCATTTGAAGGACCAGGCCGCCATCGTCACCGGAGGCGCTTCGGGATTGGGCGCCGCCACCGCGCGCCGTCTCGCCGCACAAGGAGCAAAGGTCGCGGTCTGCGACCTCAACGCCAAGCTCGCCGAGAGCGTCGCGGCCGAGATCGGCGGCACCCCGCTGGTCTGCGACGTCGCCGATGCGGCGGCGGCCGAGGCCGCGGTGGCGCAGGCCGCCAAGGCGCACGGCCCGGCGCGCGTGCTGGTGAATTGCGCCGGCATCGGTGTCGCCAAGCGGGTGATCGGCCGCGAAGGGCCGATGGCGCTGGCCGATTTCGACAAGGTGATCCGGATCAACCTGATCGGCTCGTTCAACATGCTGCGGCTTGCGACCGCCGAAATGGCGAAGCTCGAGCCGCAGGCGACCGGCGAACGCGGCGTCGTGATCTGCACAGCGTCGGTCGCCGCCTATGACGGCCAGATCGGGCAGGCGGCCTATTCGGCCTCCAAGGGCGGCATCGTCGGCATGACGCTGCCGATCGCGCGCGAGCTCGCGCAGTTCGGCATCCGCGTGCTGACCATCGCGCCCGGCCTGTTCATGACGCCGCTGCTCGCCGGCCTGCCGCAGGAGGCGCAGGATTCGCTCGCCGCCGCGATCCCGTTCCCGCGCCGTCTCGGCCAGGCCGACGAGTTCGCCTCGCTGGCGCTGCACATGATCGACAATCCCTATCTGAACGGCGAAGTGGTGCGGCTCGATGCCGCGCTCCGGATGGCGCCGAAATAA